The Solibacillus sp. FSL R7-0682 genome includes a window with the following:
- a CDS encoding YgzB family protein: MKKYSNKINKIRSFALALIFIGFVIMYGAIFFRENQLLVLLFMSIGLLCIIGSTVVYGWIGLLSTRAVQVVCPECGKWTKILGRVDLCMYCNEPLTMDPNLEGKEFDQSYNSKK; the protein is encoded by the coding sequence ATGAAAAAATATAGCAATAAAATTAATAAAATCCGTTCCTTCGCACTGGCTCTTATTTTTATCGGTTTTGTCATTATGTACGGTGCTATTTTCTTCAGAGAAAATCAACTATTAGTTCTACTTTTCATGTCAATCGGTCTGTTATGTATTATTGGTAGTACCGTTGTCTATGGCTGGATTGGGTTGTTATCAACTCGTGCTGTGCAAGTTGTTTGTCCAGAATGCGGAAAATGGACAAAGATTTTAGGGCGCGTAGACTTATGTATGTATTGTAATGAACCACTTACAATGGACCCTAATTTAGAAGGTAAAGAGTTTGATCAATCTTATAATAGTAAGAAATAA
- the trmL gene encoding tRNA (uridine(34)/cytosine(34)/5-carboxymethylaminomethyluridine(34)-2'-O)-methyltransferase TrmL, with product MVPNHIVLYQPEIPANTGNIARTCAGTNTSLHLIRPLGFSTDDKMLKRAGLDYWEHVNVVYHDSLEDFLDYSRDGDLYLIETYSDEPYTTHDFSDTSKDIYFMFGRETTGLPKDFAQKRADKCLRIPQSDHIRSLNLSNTAAIVIYEALRQQNYPGLK from the coding sequence ATCGTGCCAAATCATATTGTTTTATACCAACCAGAAATTCCAGCAAATACAGGTAATATTGCAAGAACCTGTGCTGGTACAAATACATCACTTCATTTAATTCGCCCTTTAGGCTTTTCTACCGATGACAAAATGTTAAAACGGGCAGGATTAGATTACTGGGAACATGTGAATGTGGTCTACCATGATTCATTAGAGGATTTTCTTGACTATAGTAGGGATGGAGATCTTTATTTAATCGAAACATACAGTGATGAGCCATATACAACACATGACTTTAGCGATACATCGAAGGATATATATTTCATGTTTGGCCGTGAAACGACTGGCTTACCGAAAGATTTCGCTCAGAAGCGTGCAGATAAATGTTTACGCATTCCACAAAGTGATCATATTCGCTCATTAAATTTGTCAAATACTGCTGCGATCGTTATTTACGAAGCATTACGTCAGCAAAATTATCCTGGCTTAAAATAA
- a CDS encoding D-2-hydroxyacid dehydrogenase produces the protein MTTIYFTFEPREDLKNPLVAEFPQVKFEFDTKLDPAKLANSEILVTYGEDLKEEHLERAEKLEWIFVASAGIEKMPAEAIAKRNIIVSNVRGIHKKPMTESILAHILALKRAIPFVYEQQKKKEWNKKARVSELNGSTALIIGPGAIGGEIGRILQAFDVYTIGCNRSSEPAPYMDETYSLNELKEQLPKADIVISMLPSTKETRHLLSYEHFKLMKESAIFMNFGRGDLVETEVLVKVLEDKLVAHAVLDVYEIEPLPTTSALWELENVTLSPHFSSHSSRYVERSLEIFKPSLQKWLNGERDLDNKMNILRGY, from the coding sequence ATGACAACGATTTATTTTACATTTGAACCAAGAGAAGACTTGAAAAATCCATTAGTCGCCGAATTTCCACAAGTGAAATTTGAATTTGATACAAAATTAGATCCAGCCAAATTGGCTAACTCAGAAATATTAGTTACATATGGAGAGGATTTAAAAGAGGAGCATCTCGAGCGAGCAGAAAAGTTGGAGTGGATATTCGTTGCTTCAGCAGGTATCGAGAAAATGCCAGCGGAGGCAATAGCAAAACGAAATATTATTGTTTCTAATGTACGTGGTATTCACAAAAAGCCAATGACAGAATCGATATTGGCCCATATTTTAGCGTTAAAGCGTGCCATTCCATTCGTTTACGAGCAGCAAAAGAAAAAGGAATGGAATAAAAAAGCGAGGGTCTCAGAGCTAAACGGTAGTACAGCATTAATTATTGGTCCTGGAGCAATTGGAGGAGAGATTGGCCGAATTTTACAAGCCTTTGATGTATATACGATAGGCTGTAATCGTTCGTCGGAACCTGCTCCCTATATGGATGAAACATATTCATTAAATGAATTAAAAGAACAATTACCTAAGGCAGATATCGTGATTTCAATGCTTCCATCAACGAAAGAAACGAGGCATTTACTGTCGTATGAACATTTTAAACTAATGAAGGAATCGGCTATTTTTATGAATTTTGGCCGTGGCGATTTAGTGGAAACAGAAGTACTTGTAAAAGTATTAGAAGACAAACTTGTTGCACATGCCGTTCTTGATGTATATGAAATTGAACCCCTACCAACAACTAGCGCGTTATGGGAGTTAGAAAATGTTACACTTTCTCCGCATTTTTCAAGTCATTCTTCACGTTATGTAGAGCGTAGCTTAGAAATTTTTAAACCAAGCTTGCAAAAATGGCTGAACGGAGAACGAGACCTTGATAATAAAATGAATATTTTACGTGGATACTAA
- a CDS encoding S66 peptidase family protein: MKIRPERLNVGDTVGLVALSSPIRLEALGDKLALLDELGLKYKIGQTIQSYNGYLAGSDEERLEDFHQMIRDPEVKAVFLVRGGYGISRIIDKISYPLIEDHPKIIWGFSDGTTLHTQVNEYSNLVTFHGPMLSSPTGELDELSKKMFQQLFMPMEIQYGENISPLRTIVPGAVRGEITGGNLNRLVSTLGTKFEVDVRNKVVLLEDMGESLEQIDNMMNQLRLSRKLELAAGFMIGDFNMLGSSGEEEVLNVIGGYLKPLNKPTIAGFKIGHCEPNIAVPLGVDVILNADEKYVRVLPGVE; the protein is encoded by the coding sequence ATGAAGATCCGTCCAGAAAGATTAAACGTTGGTGACACAGTTGGACTTGTTGCATTAAGTAGTCCAATCAGGCTGGAAGCATTAGGCGATAAATTAGCATTATTAGACGAGTTAGGTCTTAAATATAAAATTGGACAAACAATACAATCATACAATGGGTATTTAGCTGGTAGCGATGAGGAACGGTTAGAAGATTTCCACCAAATGATTCGTGATCCTGAAGTGAAGGCAGTCTTTCTAGTGAGAGGTGGTTATGGAATTTCACGTATTATTGATAAAATTAGCTACCCATTAATTGAAGATCATCCGAAAATCATTTGGGGCTTTTCTGATGGAACGACTTTACATACACAAGTCAATGAGTATTCGAATTTGGTTACTTTCCATGGGCCGATGCTATCAAGTCCAACAGGGGAGCTAGATGAGCTTTCAAAAAAGATGTTCCAGCAGTTATTCATGCCAATGGAAATTCAATACGGTGAAAACATCTCACCACTTCGCACAATCGTACCTGGAGCTGTGCGTGGGGAAATAACAGGTGGAAACTTAAATCGCCTTGTAAGTACATTAGGAACGAAATTTGAAGTCGATGTACGCAATAAAGTAGTCCTTCTAGAGGATATGGGTGAATCACTCGAGCAAATTGATAATATGATGAATCAATTGCGCTTATCGAGAAAGCTAGAGTTGGCAGCAGGCTTTATGATTGGAGACTTTAATATGTTGGGCTCAAGCGGCGAGGAAGAGGTATTAAACGTAATAGGAGGGTATTTAAAACCACTTAACAAACCAACTATTGCTGGCTTTAAGATCGGTCATTGCGAGCCAAACATTGCAGTTCCATTAGGGGTCGATGTCATTTTAAATGCGGATGAGAAATATGTACGGGTTTTACCAGGCGTAGAGTAA
- a CDS encoding nucleotidyltransferase-like protein, with protein MEHILRPIYQERASQPDTLGVILINKREDALNVTDTFDAVLLIIVKEAASPIFSKHYAYGEAKMVMHILTEERLRKWIFIGSNKRLVDWLLHGKVMFDRNEFLFKLRSEMQEFPFFGRKLKTGIQFAKLIRRYQEGKEFFDGGHHLDAYNHVIASLHHLGRLSIIDSGNYPEVTVWAQVKRNDPAIYKLYEELVMSNESLEKRLELLFLAGEFLINSRTNDGAQHILETMLTQPTWTIQELHDHPELSYYSTDLEVFVEYLIEKEFILVDTVIAKNEAIFHRNYYVDRQFVESEYGL; from the coding sequence ATGGAACACATTTTAAGACCGATTTATCAAGAACGCGCTAGCCAACCTGATACATTGGGAGTTATTTTAATAAATAAACGTGAAGATGCATTGAATGTGACAGATACTTTTGATGCGGTTCTTCTTATTATAGTAAAAGAAGCAGCTTCTCCAATATTTTCGAAACATTATGCATATGGTGAAGCAAAAATGGTTATGCACATTTTAACAGAAGAACGACTGCGGAAATGGATTTTTATTGGCTCCAATAAGCGTTTAGTAGACTGGCTCTTACATGGTAAAGTGATGTTCGACCGTAATGAATTTTTATTTAAATTACGTTCAGAAATGCAAGAGTTCCCATTCTTCGGTAGAAAGTTAAAAACGGGTATTCAATTCGCGAAGTTAATTCGCCGTTATCAAGAGGGAAAAGAGTTTTTTGATGGCGGTCATCATTTAGATGCATACAATCATGTAATTGCCTCACTGCATCACTTAGGCCGTTTATCAATAATTGATAGTGGAAATTATCCAGAGGTAACAGTTTGGGCACAAGTAAAAAGAAATGACCCAGCTATATATAAATTATATGAAGAATTAGTAATGAGTAATGAAAGTCTAGAAAAACGATTAGAGTTATTATTTTTAGCTGGTGAGTTTTTAATTAATTCAAGAACGAATGATGGTGCCCAACATATATTGGAAACGATGCTAACACAACCAACTTGGACGATCCAAGAGTTACATGATCATCCAGAGTTAAGTTATTATTCAACAGACCTTGAAGTGTTTGTAGAATACTTAATAGAAAAAGAATTTATATTAGTAGATACAGTTATTGCGAAAAACGAGGCGATTTTCCATCGTAACTACTATGTAGATAGACAATTTGTTGAAAGCGAATATGGGTTATAG
- the perR gene encoding peroxide-responsive transcriptional repressor PerR, which produces MSEMHLKDALDTLKTTGVRITPQRHAILEYLIQSMIHPTADDIYKALGDKFPNMSVATVYNNLRVFREVGLVKELTYGDAASRFDFVTGDHYHMICECCGKIVDFHYPGLNEVEQFASHVTGFEVNSHRLEVYGTCPDCVATSAKKVF; this is translated from the coding sequence ATGTCTGAAATGCATTTAAAAGATGCGCTAGACACGTTAAAGACAACTGGTGTAAGAATTACTCCTCAGCGTCATGCGATTTTAGAATATTTAATTCAAAGTATGATTCACCCAACAGCTGATGATATCTACAAAGCACTTGGTGATAAATTTCCAAATATGAGTGTAGCGACAGTATATAATAATTTACGTGTATTTCGGGAAGTAGGTTTAGTAAAAGAGTTAACTTACGGAGATGCAGCAAGTCGTTTTGATTTTGTTACTGGAGATCATTACCATATGATTTGTGAATGCTGTGGTAAAATTGTGGATTTCCATTACCCAGGGTTAAATGAAGTTGAGCAATTCGCTTCGCATGTTACAGGCTTTGAAGTAAATTCACATCGTTTAGAAGTCTATGGTACATGTCCTGATTGTGTCGCAACTAGCGCAAAAAAAGTATTTTAA
- the nagB gene encoding glucosamine-6-phosphate deaminase: MKWIEANNYDELSKLAADIFKNQLKKNRNTVFGMATGGTPKGFYQELVQAYRAGDISFAEAKTFNLDEYVGIDPANKASYHYYMNQYLFNHIDIKPENIFVPKGNTDDLCNAAAHYEELIEQAGDIDIQLLGIGVNGHIGFNEPGTSFKTGTHVVNLTASTREANKIYFNSINDVPTKAITMGIQTILNAKKVVLLIAGATKQDAFDRLRSGVISEDFPASALHTHADVVVIYTEVK; this comes from the coding sequence ATGAAATGGATAGAGGCTAATAATTATGATGAGTTAAGTAAACTAGCCGCTGACATATTTAAAAATCAGTTAAAGAAAAATAGGAATACGGTGTTTGGGATGGCGACAGGTGGCACGCCAAAAGGATTTTATCAAGAACTTGTTCAAGCGTATAGAGCTGGGGACATTTCGTTTGCTGAGGCAAAAACGTTTAACTTGGACGAGTATGTTGGAATTGATCCAGCAAATAAAGCTAGCTATCATTATTATATGAATCAATACTTATTTAATCATATTGATATAAAACCGGAAAATATATTTGTGCCAAAAGGTAATACGGATGATTTATGTAATGCTGCAGCTCATTACGAGGAACTGATTGAACAGGCTGGGGATATTGATATTCAATTACTAGGTATTGGTGTTAATGGTCATATTGGATTTAATGAGCCCGGTACATCCTTTAAAACAGGTACGCATGTTGTAAATCTCACTGCCTCAACTCGTGAAGCTAATAAAATATACTTTAATTCGATTAATGATGTACCGACTAAAGCAATTACAATGGGGATCCAAACAATATTAAATGCCAAAAAGGTAGTATTATTAATTGCTGGGGCTACTAAGCAAGATGCATTTGATCGCTTACGTAGTGGTGTGATTTCCGAGGATTTCCCTGCAAGTGCCTTACACACTCATGCAGATGTTGTCGTTATTTACACAGAGGTAAAATAA
- a CDS encoding B3/B4 domain-containing protein — translation MNISINDSLFTINNQFKIGIIHYNKIIVEESPQMIKGRTQLYQENLFFELQDTPVTERAGIKEWRQLWKALGADPNRYRPSAESLMRRIAKQQYLTPSHLAVDLNNFFSLQYELPIGIYDVHTLEGDIEITLGDDTTGYEGLNGRHNTLANILYSKDALGAFGSPYVDSKRSAVTKNTIEALQIFYLRPSLSDSNCEQLLGSSGKMFTQISGGDFKTALLTSEIRTVHI, via the coding sequence ATGAACATTTCTATTAATGATTCCCTTTTCACAATCAACAACCAATTTAAAATTGGCATTATCCATTATAACAAAATTATTGTAGAAGAATCCCCTCAAATGATTAAAGGACGCACACAGCTTTATCAAGAAAACTTATTTTTTGAGCTTCAGGATACGCCAGTTACAGAACGTGCAGGTATTAAAGAATGGCGACAACTCTGGAAGGCTCTCGGTGCAGATCCAAACAGATACCGCCCCTCTGCTGAGAGCTTAATGCGCCGTATTGCTAAACAGCAATATTTAACTCCGTCTCACTTAGCTGTAGACTTAAACAATTTCTTTTCATTGCAATATGAGCTACCAATTGGTATTTATGATGTCCATACATTAGAAGGAGATATTGAAATTACCTTAGGTGATGACACAACAGGCTATGAAGGATTAAATGGACGTCATAACACATTAGCAAATATTCTATATTCAAAAGATGCACTCGGTGCTTTCGGTAGTCCTTACGTAGACTCAAAACGTAGCGCGGTAACGAAGAATACTATAGAAGCTCTACAAATCTTCTATTTACGTCCCTCATTATCAGATAGTAATTGTGAGCAATTGCTGGGTAGTTCTGGTAAAATGTTTACACAGATAAGTGGTGGTGATTTCAAAACCGCACTACTTACGAGCGAAATTCGAACAGTTCACATTTAA
- a CDS encoding DMT family transporter gives MKFPPQLLLLLATLLWGGNFVIGRAISGDIPPITLAFLRWIVAFLIFFPITYRRTKKEWPILKQHWGIVLILAFTGVAAFNTLVYIGLHYTTSINASLMNSSTPIMIYILSFILLKEHLSKYQIFGTLLSLTGVIFIISGGSLKSLLSFTFNKGDLIVLIAVFCWSIYSLLIKKYAGKLPGNSTFLVTIAIGAIMLIPFTAYELLATEHSITWSISTISGILYVGIVASIIAFLSWNTGVVALGANKASIYLNFIPVFATIFAVLFLDERLFVAQIIGGLTVIAGVIVSTIKK, from the coding sequence ATGAAATTTCCACCACAGCTACTACTCCTGTTAGCTACATTATTATGGGGTGGTAACTTTGTTATTGGACGTGCGATTTCTGGAGACATTCCTCCTATCACGCTCGCATTTTTACGCTGGATCGTCGCATTTTTAATTTTTTTCCCAATCACCTATCGCCGTACTAAAAAAGAATGGCCTATTCTTAAACAACATTGGGGTATTGTCCTTATATTAGCATTCACTGGGGTTGCAGCATTTAATACACTTGTCTATATCGGACTTCACTATACAACCTCTATTAATGCTTCATTAATGAATTCTTCGACGCCCATTATGATATACATATTAAGCTTTATTTTGTTAAAGGAACATTTATCGAAATATCAAATTTTCGGGACATTACTATCCCTTACTGGAGTTATCTTTATCATATCAGGTGGTTCCTTGAAAAGCCTTCTTTCATTTACGTTTAATAAAGGAGACTTAATCGTACTTATTGCTGTATTTTGTTGGAGTATTTATTCATTGCTCATCAAAAAATATGCAGGTAAATTACCAGGCAACTCTACATTTTTAGTAACGATTGCGATCGGTGCAATTATGCTTATTCCGTTTACTGCTTATGAATTACTTGCAACAGAGCATTCGATTACATGGAGCATTTCTACAATAAGTGGCATTTTATACGTAGGTATCGTTGCCTCTATTATTGCTTTTCTAAGTTGGAATACTGGAGTTGTTGCATTAGGAGCAAATAAAGCCAGCATTTATTTAAATTTCATCCCTGTATTTGCAACCATTTTTGCTGTGCTATTTTTAGATGAGCGATTATTCGTGGCTCAAATAATTGGTGGCTTAACAGTAATTGCAGGTGTAATCGTCTCTACAATAAAAAAATAG
- the queG gene encoding tRNA epoxyqueuosine(34) reductase QueG, with the protein MKVDQLQAEFIQYAKSIGVDKIGFTTAAPFHELKNRLRRQQELGFQSGFEESDVELRTEPLKLLDSAESIVAIAVAYPSRMKDAPQGKKGERRGIFCRASWGIDYHTAVRERLQLLEQWLVERVANVKIKSMVDTGELVDRAVAERAGIGWSGKNCSIITPEFGSYVYLGELMTNIPFAPDEPLEDGCGDCNLCIDVCPTGAIVAPGQLNSQRCIAFLTQTKGFLPEEFRTKIGNRLYGCDTCQTVCPKNKGKLNWIHDEFTPDPELAKPLLEPLLSISNKEFKAKFGHVSGSWRGKKPIQRNAILALAHFKEQSAIPQLIDVLKKDERPVIRGTAAWAIGKIGAEGAKEILLAAKAKEQDEEVLVEIEKGLAFIDA; encoded by the coding sequence ATGAAAGTTGATCAGTTACAGGCTGAATTCATACAATATGCAAAATCAATCGGTGTCGATAAAATTGGCTTTACGACTGCAGCACCATTTCACGAGTTGAAAAATCGCTTGCGCCGTCAGCAGGAGCTTGGCTTTCAATCAGGCTTTGAAGAATCCGATGTGGAACTTAGAACAGAGCCCTTAAAATTATTAGACAGTGCGGAAAGTATTGTGGCAATAGCAGTTGCTTATCCATCTCGCATGAAGGACGCACCACAAGGAAAAAAAGGAGAGCGACGAGGCATATTTTGTCGCGCGTCGTGGGGTATCGATTATCATACCGCTGTGCGCGAGCGATTACAGCTTTTAGAGCAATGGTTAGTCGAGCGCGTGGCAAATGTTAAAATAAAGTCAATGGTGGATACAGGGGAGCTTGTAGATCGTGCTGTTGCTGAACGAGCAGGCATTGGCTGGAGCGGGAAAAACTGCTCGATTATTACACCCGAATTTGGTTCGTATGTTTATTTAGGTGAACTGATGACCAATATCCCGTTTGCCCCAGATGAGCCGTTAGAAGACGGCTGTGGTGATTGCAATTTATGTATTGATGTTTGTCCGACCGGTGCGATTGTGGCACCAGGGCAGCTGAACTCCCAGCGCTGTATTGCCTTCTTAACGCAAACAAAAGGTTTTTTACCTGAAGAGTTTCGCACGAAAATCGGTAATCGTTTATATGGCTGTGATACATGTCAAACGGTTTGTCCAAAAAATAAAGGAAAGCTGAACTGGATACATGATGAATTTACACCCGATCCAGAACTCGCAAAACCCTTGTTAGAACCATTATTATCGATTTCAAATAAAGAATTTAAAGCAAAGTTTGGACATGTCTCAGGTTCATGGCGCGGAAAAAAGCCGATTCAGCGAAATGCTATTTTAGCGCTTGCGCATTTTAAAGAACAGTCTGCCATCCCACAACTTATTGATGTGTTAAAAAAAGATGAGCGTCCCGTCATTCGAGGAACAGCGGCGTGGGCAATCGGAAAAATTGGAGCTGAAGGGGCAAAGGAGATTTTACTTGCCGCCAAAGCAAAGGAACAAGACGAAGAAGTATTAGTTGAAATAGAAAAAGGCTTAGCTTTTATTGATGCTTAG